The Zingiber officinale cultivar Zhangliang chromosome 9A, Zo_v1.1, whole genome shotgun sequence genome window below encodes:
- the LOC122019912 gene encoding cytoplasmic tRNA 2-thiolation protein 1-like isoform X1, whose product MGDSDASSRSKRAAARRCSICNQRQAALKRPKTLQQICKECFYIVFEDEIHKVIMDNNLFRPGERVAVAASGGKDSTVLAYVMSQLNRRHNYGLDLFLLSVDEGITGYRDDSLETVKRNEIEYGLPLKVVSYKDLYGWTMDEIVKAIGLKNNCTFCGVFRRQALDRGAALMKADKIVTGHNADDIAETVLLNILRGDIARLSRCTIITTGEDGPIPRCKPFKYTYEKEIVMYAYFKKLDYFSTECIYSPNAYRGFAREFIKDLERIRPRAILDIIRSGENFRIATSTKLPEQGICERCGYISSQKLCKACMLLEGLNRGLPKLGIGRTRGNNGLKKQWEHGNSVPKITDSNLQSKQCGSLDF is encoded by the exons ATTTGTAAGGAATGCTTCTACATTGTTTTTGAAGACGAGATACATAAAGTTATTATGGATAACAACCTATTTAGACCTGGTGAGCGTGTTGCAGTTGCAGCTTCTGGAGGAAAAG ATTCAACTGTTCTTGCATATGTTATGTCACAGTTGAATCGCCGACAcaactatggattagatctcttcctTTTATCTGTTGATGAAGGCATTACAGGTTACAGAGATGATTCACTTGAAACAgttaaaagaaatgaaattgag TATGGATTGCCACTGAAGGTGGTTTCTTACAAAGATCTGTATGGTTGGACAATGGATGAGATAGTGAAGGCAATAGGCTTAAAAAACAACTGTACTTTTTGTGGAGTATTTCGTCGTCAG GCTCTAGATCGAGGTGCTGCATTAATGAAAGCAGATAAAATTGTTACTGGCCATAATGCAGATGATATTGCTGAGACTGTTCTATTGAATATTTTGCGGGGTGATATTGCTAG GTTGAGTAGGTGTACAATCATTACTACAGGGGAAGATGGCCCTATTCCGAGATGCAAGCCCTTCAAATACACTTATGAGAAAGAAATTGTTAT GTATGCATACTTCAAGAAGCTGGATTATTTCTCCACCGAAT GCATTTACTCACCTAATGCATATCGTGGGTTTGCTCGTGAATTTATCAAGGACTTGGAAAGAATAAG GCCTAGAGCTATACTTGACATTATTAGATCAGGTGAGAATTTTCGAATTGCAACATCCACCAAGTTGCCAGAGCAAGGAATCTGCGAACGTTGTGGTTATATTTCTAGCCAG AAGCTGTGCAAAGCATGTATGCTGCTTGAGGGATTGAATCGTGGTCTCCCAAAACTTGGTATCGGAAGAACAAGAGGCAACAATGGTCTGAAGAAGCAATGGGAGCACGGAAATTCTGTTCCAAAAATTACTGATTCCAACTTACAGAGCAAACAATGCGGGTCTCTTGACTTCTGA
- the LOC122019912 gene encoding cytoplasmic tRNA 2-thiolation protein 1-like isoform X2 — protein MSQLNRRHNYGLDLFLLSVDEGITGYRDDSLETVKRNEIEYGLPLKVVSYKDLYGWTMDEIVKAIGLKNNCTFCGVFRRQALDRGAALMKADKIVTGHNADDIAETVLLNILRGDIARLSRCTIITTGEDGPIPRCKPFKYTYEKEIVMYAYFKKLDYFSTECIYSPNAYRGFAREFIKDLERIRPRAILDIIRSGENFRIATSTKLPEQGICERCGYISSQKLCKACMLLEGLNRGLPKLGIGRTRGNNGLKKQWEHGNSVPKITDSNLQSKQCGSLDF, from the exons ATGTCACAGTTGAATCGCCGACAcaactatggattagatctcttcctTTTATCTGTTGATGAAGGCATTACAGGTTACAGAGATGATTCACTTGAAACAgttaaaagaaatgaaattgag TATGGATTGCCACTGAAGGTGGTTTCTTACAAAGATCTGTATGGTTGGACAATGGATGAGATAGTGAAGGCAATAGGCTTAAAAAACAACTGTACTTTTTGTGGAGTATTTCGTCGTCAG GCTCTAGATCGAGGTGCTGCATTAATGAAAGCAGATAAAATTGTTACTGGCCATAATGCAGATGATATTGCTGAGACTGTTCTATTGAATATTTTGCGGGGTGATATTGCTAG GTTGAGTAGGTGTACAATCATTACTACAGGGGAAGATGGCCCTATTCCGAGATGCAAGCCCTTCAAATACACTTATGAGAAAGAAATTGTTAT GTATGCATACTTCAAGAAGCTGGATTATTTCTCCACCGAAT GCATTTACTCACCTAATGCATATCGTGGGTTTGCTCGTGAATTTATCAAGGACTTGGAAAGAATAAG GCCTAGAGCTATACTTGACATTATTAGATCAGGTGAGAATTTTCGAATTGCAACATCCACCAAGTTGCCAGAGCAAGGAATCTGCGAACGTTGTGGTTATATTTCTAGCCAG AAGCTGTGCAAAGCATGTATGCTGCTTGAGGGATTGAATCGTGGTCTCCCAAAACTTGGTATCGGAAGAACAAGAGGCAACAATGGTCTGAAGAAGCAATGGGAGCACGGAAATTCTGTTCCAAAAATTACTGATTCCAACTTACAGAGCAAACAATGCGGGTCTCTTGACTTCTGA